CGATCAGATTCCCCTGCGCGATGGCAGCAGTCTTGATTTGCGCGGTCTGCACGCCAACGGTGTTGACCACCTGGGAGAACATCTCGGTAATGTTCATCGTGCCGCGGCCCAACACCTTTGCAGTTTGCAGTTGAGCCAGCTTCAGGGCGTTCTTGCCGTTGCTGTCGCCGCCGGCGGCGTCAGCCGCGGCAATCTTGTCGGGATCCGTGATCAGCACTTGCAGGTCGCGGGCCGCGTCGCGCGTGGGGGACAAGGACCACTTGTCACCCGCCTGAGGCGGTGCGTCGATCGTCAAGGTCACGCCCATTTCGGACCGCAGGTCGAGCGTCGCCGAGGGCGGCGTGCCGGTGGCCGGGCCGTTGTAGACTTGCGTGCCTTCCGGCATGCGCAACACCCGGTAAGAACTGCCATCGAACGAGATTTCGTAGTCTTTGGCGTTGATGTTGTTCAGATCGGTGAACTGACCGGAAATCTGCGCGTTGCCCTTGTTGTTCGCGTTCGGCACGCCCTGCGGGTTGCTGATGCCGAAGAAGTCCGTGCCGGGCTTGCCGCTTTGGTCGAGCCCTTGCTTATGCTGTTCGTTGAAGGACAAAGCCAGGCCTACCGCCATCTGGCCCAATTGGCTCTGCATGACGTCCAGGGACGATGCCCGGAACTGGAGCAGGCCGCCGAGCTTGCCGCCGGTCACTTCCGCATCATTCAATTCCACCGCAACCGTCTTGCCGGCGCCGGCAGGCAAGGTGTAGGCGATGACAGTACGGCTAGTATCCTGGGACGAAGACACCGCCTGCAAGGGGTAGATCGTATTGCCCGACAGCAGCGCCTGGCCGCCGTTGGCCAGCGAAATGCTGATCTTGTCGCCTTGTTCGTAGGTGGTGACGCCCACCAGCTGGTTCAGTTCCATCACCGCCTGGTCGCGCTGATCCAGGAGATCGTTCGGGGGGCTGCCGCCAGCCTTGCCCGTCGCCAGCGAAATCTGCTGATTCAAGTCGTCGATACGCGACAGATAGCTGTTGACCTGGTCGACCGTGGTCGTGATCTGCGCATTCAAACCCATGCGCTGGTTCTGCATTTCCGAATAAGCCGAACGGATCTGCGTGGCCAGGCTATTGGCTTTTCCCAACAGATCCTGGCGTGCGGCCGGGTCAGCCGGCTTGCTGGCGACCGTGTTCATGCTGGTAAAGAAATTGGTCAGGCCGGGAGCGATGCCCACCGTGCGGTCAGCAAACAGATTATTGATCTGCGAGACCTGGTCGAACTGGGTCTGAAGCTGGGCGCCGCTACCCTGCGCGCCGACCAGTTGCTTGTACAGGAAACTGTCGTAGCTGCGCACGACGGTGTCGACCTGCACGCCACGGCCGATGAAGCCGTTGCTGGTGGCCTGAGCGCCGGCGGTCGAAACCATGACGCGCTGGCGGTTGTACCCGGCCGTGGTGGCATTGTTGATATTGTGGCTGGTGGTGGCCAAGCCTGCCTGAGCGGCGTTCAGCCCGCCCAGTGCCAATTTATACATGTTCATGCTGACAATGCCCCGTATTTAACCGCTGATATGCCTGGATATCCAATTAACGGCAGGAGGTGATCGGAATTTAGAGTCCTTCCAGCATCTGGCGAGAAATTTCCACCTTGGATGCCGCGCCTCGCAGCTGGCTCATCACGCCGATCAATTTTTGCGCGTACTGCGGATCGGTCGCATAGCCCGCATCCTGGATCCGGCGCGCCGCCTCGATCTCGTTTCGCGCCTGCGTGACACCCTCGTAGCGCGGGCTGTTGCCGATCAGCCGGGCGTAATCCGCGAACGATTCCTCGTAGGACGCGTAGGCGCGGAAAGGTTGCGTCACCTTTTTCGCCACGCCATCTTCGTATTCGGTGGTCAACACGTTGACGACCTGACCCTTCCAGCTGGAACCCGCCTTGATGCCGAACAGGTTGTAGCTGGTGCTGCCGTCCTGGTGCTTGATCTCGCGCTTGCCCCAGCCCGACTCCAGCGCCGCCTGGCCCATGATCAGGCGGGCCGGCACGCCGCTTTGCTGGGAAGCGAGATTGGCGGCGCGCGACATTTTGGACACGAAAGAGACCACGTGGTCGGGCGCGCCTTCCGCGGCGGCCAGCGCCCGGTTCTGCGCGCTGTTGTTGCGCATCACATTCAACAGGGCCGAGACTTCGCGCGAGCCGGCCGAGCGGAAATCGAGATCCGAACCCTCTCCCAGGCGCTTGACGGCATCCGCGCCCAGCTCGCCGGGCTTGCCCTGCTGCATCTGCGCCAAGATGGCACCAGACAATCCGATGCCGGGCGACGCCAGATGCAAGGCCAGTTGCTCGTCCGCCATGGACTGCAGCATCTGCGTCTGCTGCGAGTCGAACAGCCCCTCCTTGGGCGTCGCCTCGCGCATGCGCTTGACCATCATCTGCAGGAACAGGGCCTCGAACTGCTTGGCGACCTGCTTCTGCTGCTCCGTCCCCTCAGGATCTTTCTTGACGTCGCGCTTCAAGTCCGACAGGCGGCCCATGTCGAAGACCGAATCCTGCCGGCTGGCGCCGCGCGCCGCATCATTGGTGTAAGCCATGGCCGTCAGATGATTTCCAGTTCGGCGCGCAAGGCGCCGGCCGTCTTCATGGCCTGCAGAATCGCCAGCAGGTCCTGCGGCGTGGCGCCCAAGGCGTTCAAGCCCTTGACCACGTCCGCCAGATTGGCGCTGGTGCTCACGCGCTGCAGGGAGCCGTTTTCCTGGCGCACCTCGATCTGGGTATTGGGCACCACTACCGTCTGCCCTTCGGTGAACGGCGTGTCAGGCTGAGACACCTGGTTCTGGCGATTGATGATGACCGACAGATTGCCGTGCGCCACGGCGGCCTCTTCGATCATGACGGTACGGTTCATGACGACCGAACCCGTGCGCGCATTGATGATGACCTTGGCCACGGTGGGCGCGCGCGTCACCTGCAAATCTTCGAGCTGCGACAGGAAACGCGCCTGCGACGCCTGGTCCATCGGCGTACGGACCTGCACCACGCGCCCGTCCAGGGCGGTAGCGGTGCCTTGGCCGAACTTGCGGTTCAACGCCATGGACACATTCTGCGCCGTACCGAAATCGGTGTTGTTCAGTTCCACGTAAACGTAGCCGTCGCGCGAGAACGTGGTGGGCACGCCGCGCTCGACAATGGCGCCGGCGCTGATGCGTCCGCCGTTCAACTGGTTGATCTGCACGCTGGAACCGCCGGCGGAGGCGCCCGCGCCGCCCACCAGGATATTGCCCTGGGCGATGGCGTAGACCTGGCTGTCGGCGCCTTTGAGCGGAGTCATCAGCAACGTGCCGCCGCGCAGGCTCTTGGCGTTACCCATGGACGACACCACCACGTCCAGCGTCTGCCCCGGGCGGGCGAAAGCCGGCAGCGTGGTCGTGACCATGACCGCGGCCACGTTCTTCAACTGCATATTGCTGCCGGGCGGAACGGTGATGCCCAGCTGCGACAGCATATTGGTCAGACTTTGCTGCGTGAACGGCGTCTGCCGCACCTGGTCACCGCTGCCGTCCAGGCCCACGACCAGGCCATAGCCGATCAGCTGGTTGCCCCGCACGCCCTGGATTGAAGCCAGATCCTTGAGCCGTTCGGCGTGTGCCGCGCCCGCGCCGGCCACCAGCCCGACCGAAATGCAGACGCGCGCCAACAAGGACACCAAGGCGGATATCGGATTCGGTTGTTTCATGTTCAGAACGGCGAAGCGATCAGGAAGAAGCGTTGCAGCCAGCCCATGGTCTGGACTTCGTCCATGACGCCTTTGCTGCGGTACTCGATGCGGGCGTCGGCCACCTGCGTGGACGACACGGTGTTGGTGCCGGTGATGGAGCGCGGATCGACCACGCCGGAGAAGCGCACGAATTCGCTGCCCCGGTTGATGGCGATCTGCTTTTCGCCCGCGACCTGCAGGTTGCCATTGGACATCACCCCCACCACCGTGGTGGTGATGGTGCCGGTAAAGGCATTGTTCGCCGTGCTGTCACCCTTGCCCTGCGACACATTGCCGCCCTTGGCGTCGGTGTTCAGGTTGGCGTTGGCCCAACTGTCCATGAAGGACGGCGCAGCCGCGATGCCCAGGGAGGCGCTGCCGCTACGGTTGGTGTTGGTGGCGACGTTCTTGGAAGCGTTGGTCTTCTCGTTCAGGACGATGGTGACGATGTCGCCCACGTTGCGCGGCCGGCGGTCCTCGAACAAGGGATAGTTGCCGTATGTCGTAGGCTGATAGATCGAGCCCGTGGGCTGCGCCATGGCCGTAGGCGGAGGCGGCGGCACCGCCGTCGTCGGCCCGGTCACGATGGGCTCGGGCGGGATCATGGCGCAACCGGCCACCAGCATAGCCAGGGCCGCACTCGATACCAGGCGCAGAACAGACATAAGCATCACAGTTGAGTCAGGCGAGCCAGCATTTCGTCCGAGGTCTTGACGGCCTTGCTGTTCATTTCGTACGCGCGCTGCGTGGTGATCATGTTGACCAGTTCTTCGGCGACGTTGACGTTGGAGGTTTCAACGTACTTCTGCATGATCGAACCGGCGCCATCCACGCCAGGCTGCAACAGGTTGGCGGGTCCCGAAGCGTCGGTTTCCAGGTACAGGTTTTCACCTACGCTCTGCAACCCGGTGGGGTTGATGAACGTCGCGATCTGCAGCTGACCGATCTGTACGTTGATGCCAGCGGCGCCGGGCTGCGTAACCGAAACGATGCCGTCGTTGCCGATGGAGATCGACAGCGCATTGTCGGGGATGTTCATCGGCGGCTGGATCACGTAGCCGCTGACGGTCGTCAACTGGCCGTTCTGGTCGCGTTGCAACGCGCCGTCTCGGGTGTAGGCCTGGGTGCCGTCAGGCAGTTCGACCTGCAGGAAACCGCGGCCGTTGATGGCGATGTCCATCTCGCTGCCGGTGTTGTTCAGGTTGCCCGCAGTGTGGATGCGCTCGGTCGCTGCAACGCGCGCACCAGTACCCAGTTGCAGGCCCGACGGCAACTGGGTGGCGTCGCCGACCTGGGCGCCAGGCTGACGCAGCGTCTGGTACATCAGGTCCTGGAACACGGCGCGGCCGCGCTTGAAGCCATTGGTCGAAACGTTGGCCAAGTTGTTCGAAATCACGTCCATGGAGGTCTGCTGACCTTCCAGACCCGTCTTGGCGATCCACAACGAACGCATCATGATGAAGTACTCCTGGTGTCGCGGCCCGGCCGCGCGCAAAAATTGTTTCTAGTTCAGTTGCCGTATCAGGCGCTTACCGACAGGATGCCGTTGGCGCGCTCGGCGTTGCGGTCGGACTGCTGGATCACCTGCATCTGCTGCTCGAAGCGGCGGGCGTTGGCGATCATGCCCACCATCGCCGCCATCGGATTGGTATTGCTGCCTTCCAGCACGCCCGACAACAGCCGCAGGCTGGGGTCGGCGGGTACCGGAGGCGCAGGCTGGCCATTGACGGGCGCCATGCGGAACACGCCGTCGTCGCCGTGCACCAGCTGCTCGTTCTGCGGGTTGGCCAGTTTGATCCGGCCCAGGTTCAGAATGTTGTTCGGCGCGTCACCGGCGCCGATGGCGGTAATGGTGCCGTCCGCGGTGATCGTCAGCGCAGCCTGGTCGGGTACGTCGATGGGACCGCCCTGGTCCGACAGCACGGGTTGACCGAGAGAGGTCTGCAACAGGCCATTGATGCCGACCTGCAGGCTGCCGGCGCGGGTGTAGGCCTCGCCTTGCGGCGTCTGCACGGCGATCCAGCCGCGCTCGCTGGACAACGCCACGTCCAGATCCCGGCCCGTCGTCTGCATATTGCCCATCTGGAAGCTGTTGCGCGGCGTGGACGCCACCGTCGAAACACGCGTGGGCAGACTCGTCCCGTCCGTGACGGGCACGGAACGGTACAGCGCGATCTGCTCGCGGAAGCCCGCCGTGTTCACGTTGGCCATATTGTTGGAAAGCGCGGCCTGATGCTCGGTGATGCGCGCCGCGCCATTCATGGCGGTGTAGATGATACGGTCCATTGCCTATTCCGTCGGTGTCTTCTCGTGCCTGCCGGGCTTACTTCAGGCTCATCAGGACTTGCATGATTTCGTCCTGGGTCTTGATGGTCTGCGAGTTGGCCTGGTAGGTGCGCTGGGCAATGATCATGTTGACCAGTTCCTTGCTCATGTCGACGTTGGACGCTTCGGTAGCCTGGCCCACGACCCGGGACAGGCCGTTGGTGCCGGGCTGGCCCAGGATGGGCTGACCCGAAGCGGCCGTCTCAGTCCAGGCGTTGTTGCCCACGGGCTGCAGGCCCTGCAGGTTGGAAAAGTCCGCCAGCACGATAGTGCCAACGACCTGGGTCTCGCCGTTGGTGTAGCTGGCGACCAGGCTGCCGTCGGCACTGATATTGATGCCGCTGAATTCACCCGAGGTGTAGCCGTCAGGTTTGGCCACCAGCTTGTAGGCGCTGCCGTATTGGGTGGTGCCTGCGTAGTTCATCGCGATGTTGATCGGATCGGCGGGCGTGGCGCCGCCCCCCGGGGCGGCGAACGACAGGTTCACCACCGGCGCGCTGGTCATCACGCCGGCTTTGTTGAACGTGAACTTCTGGGGATTGCCCCAGACGCCGGCTGCTTCAGTGGTAGGCGCCATGGCCTGGCCGTCCATTGTGTAATAGACGTCGTAGATGCTGTTGCCCGCCGCGTCCGCCGGACGCTTCACGAAGTACTGCATGACCTGGTGGGAATTGCCCAACGAGTCGAACACGGTCATCGGCGACGCGTTGGTGTAGGTGCTGGACAGCTTGGGGTCGAACGGCTTGCCGGTTTCGACCACGGCCGCCACGTACTCGGTGAACGATGCCATTTTCGACAGATCGCCGGTGACAACGCCCGTGGCGCTCACCGTCACACTATCCGCACCATTCGTAAAAGTACCGGCGGGGGGCAACCCACCACCCGGGGGAACCGTATCCACCAGCGTGGCGACGCCGGTAGCGTCGCGAGTGAAGGAATACACGGTGCCGGGGGCCGCGCCCAACGTGACCGTTCCAGGGACTGGAGCCTTGGTTTGCGTATCCACCTCGTAGATGACCTTCGCATTGGCATCCAGGTTCGCCACGGTCGTTCCCGTCGACGTCGCCTTGGGCGCCACGTTGGCCGTCGGAAGCTGCAATTCCACCGGATTCGCCCCGATCGCGCCCGCCGGATAGCCCGTCATGCGATAGCCCTGCGCGTTCACGATGAAGTTGTTCTTGTCGACCATGAACTCGCCGTTGCGGGTGTACATCACGGCGCCGCTTTGGTCGGTGACGCGGAACATGCCTTTGGCGCCATCGATCGCGATGTCGTACTCGCCGCCACCGCCGTTCACCGCCCCTACCGTGAAGCGCTGGCTGATGCCGGCAACCTTCACGCCCAGGCCAACGCGCGAACTGGCATAGACGTCAGCAAACGACGCAGTCGACGACTTGAAGCCGACCGTGCCGGAGTTGGCGATGTTGTTGCCGATGACGTCCAGGTTCTGCGCCGCGGCGTTCAAGCCGCTCAATCCTTGTCCGAAACCCATGTTTGTTCTCGCTAATCTTTAACTAGGGGAAGCCGCCGCCCATGCGCCGGCACCAATGCATTGCGCCAGCTTCAGGCGCCGATCACCTTGCGCACGTCCAGCATGCTGGTCTGGCCTTCCAGGCCCAGATCCAGCCTCAGGCCTTCAGTGGAGTACGCGACGCTCTTGACCTGGCCGTAGCTCAGGACTTCCGCATTCACTTTCTTGCCGTCGGCATCCGTGGCCAGGACGGACACGGTGTACGCGCCCGGTTCCAGCACCACGCCGTTATCGTTCTTGCCATCCCACGACAACGTGTACACGCCGGGCTTCTGGTCCTTCGTTTCGATCGTGCGCACGACCGCGCCGTTGGAGTCGGAAATGCGAATCTGCACCTTCTGGGCATCGCCCTGCAGGTCCAGACCATAAGGCGTGACGACACGGGCCTCGGGATGTTCCGCATCCACGCCGGACTTGATCTTGGAACCAGGGATCAGCACGCCCTTGCCTATCATGGCCACGGCGTTCATCGACTGAGACACGTCGATCTGGCCGCTGATGGCGAGCATGGTGTTCTTCAGGTTGGTGATGCCTTCCACCGTGGAGATCTGGGCCAGCTGGGAGGTCAGCTCGGCGTTTTGCATCGGATTCAGGGGATCCTGGTTCTGCAGCTGCGTGACCAGCAGTTTCAGGAACTGGTCCTGCAGGCCTTGCGCCGTGCTGCTGCTATTGGCGCCAGTTTGAGCCAGGCCCAAGCCGGTTTTGCTCGTCGATTGGTCGATAGTGGTCATGGATTAACTGGTTCCGGAAATTAGGACTGGCCGATGGTCAGGGTCTTCTGCATCAACGCCTTGGCGGTGTTGAGCACTTCCACGTTTGCCTGGTAAGAGCGCGAGGCCGCGATCATGTTCACGGTTTCGGCCACCGGGTCGACATTGGGCATGCTGACGTAGCCCTGGGCGTCGGCCATGGGGTGCTGCGGGTCATAGACCTGCTTCAAGGGAGACTGGTCTTCGACCACGCCAGCCACGCGCACTCCGCCGATCTCCTGGCCCAGCGCCTGACCGGCCGGGGGATTCACCTGGAATACCACCTGACGGGCGCGGTAGGGTTTGCCGTCGGGGCCGACCACGCTGTCGGCGTTGGCCATGTTGCTGGCCGCCACGTTCATGCGCTGCGATTGCGCGCTGAGCGCCGAACCAGCGATATCGAAAATGCTCAACAAGGACATTGCCTGCCGCTCCCTTTAAAGAATCATTCCTGAATTGCGGCCATCATGGTCCGGATACGGCCAGACAGCATCTGCATCGTGCTTTGGTAATGCAGGGTGTTATCCGCGAACTGCACCCGTTCGATGTCCATGTCCACCGTGTTTCCATCCATGCTGGGCTGGTACGGCAAGCGGTACAGGAGGTCGGTCGGCCCCTGGGATACGGCCTTGGCCGGAATATGGCGCGCGGACGTCAGCGTGAGCGAGGTATCGGGCAAGCGTTTGGTGCCTTCCATGGCGTTGGCCATGGCCGTCTTGAAGTCGAAATCGCGCGCCTTGTAGTTGGGGGTATCGGCGTTGGCGATGTTCGACGACAGCACTTCCTGGCGTTGCGCGCGCAGCCCCAGGGCCTGCTGGTAAAACCGGAAATCTTCATTGAGCCTGTCTAGCATCGGGGCGCCTTGGTGCGTTGCAATTCGGACAAAACAAGGGACCGGACAGACCGTTATCCCATTGGATGACGGCATCATAGGGGCCGGGGAGGCGACACAATCAGCCAAATAACCCGCCATTTCTCATCCAATTCACGTATTGCCGAATGCCGCGGACTTCTACAATTCCTCCATCATGAAAATATCCGCACCCCGACTCCGCGCGCGCGCCATCTGCCTGGCCGCCCTGCTGCTGCCCCTGGCTGCCGCGCAGGGACAGGAAGCGGCGACTCAGGCTCCCGAGGCCATCGCCCTTGCGGCGCAGACCTATCTACTGGACCAACTGGCTGGCCTGCCCGGGCAGCCTTCGGTAGCGATCGATCCTCCGCGCGCAGAACGCCTGACGCCTTGCGACGCCATGTCCCCGTTCATGCCATCTGGCATGAAGCTGCGCTCGCGCATGACGGTCGGGATACGTTGCAACGCGCCCAAACCATGGACGGCTTATGTCCAGGCGACAGTCAGCGTCCCGGGCCACTATTACGTCGCCGCTCGCATGATTGCCGCCGGACAGGCCCTGACACCGGACGACCTCGCCCCTAGGGACGGCGATCTGGTCACCCTGCCCCCGGGCGCGATCACGGATCCACAGACCGTGGTAGGCATGACCGCCGTTCACCGGATCAACGCCGGGCAAGCGGTGCGGGGCTCCGGGTTGCGCAACGCACAATCGGTGATCCGGGGCGCCAATGTCCGCATCAACGCTCGCGGCAAAGGTTTCGTAGTCAGCAGCGAAGGCCAGGCGTTGGACAACGCTGCGCCGGGCGCCACCGTACAGGTGCGGACCGCGGGCGGCCAAGTGGTCAGCGGCGTGGTGCGCAATGCCGGCCTGGTCGAAATACAACTGTAATTACTGTTACATATTGCATTGCACCAGGAAACCGCCCTCCCCTAAAGTTCCGTCCGGCCCTGCCGTTACAGAGGCATAAGTAGGCGAATCCGTCGCACAACCGACCCAGGACGCCCTGCGGAGATAATCTTGAAGATCAATTCCACCACCAACCGCCCCCTTTCGGCTGACACCGTCGCGCCCCGCGCTGACTCGGCGGTTGCCCAGGCCTATGGCGCCGGCAGCGCCAGCGGCTCCAGCAGCTCGCAGGTGGCGCTGAGTTCGGCATCGCGCAAGCTGTTGGCGCTGCAGAACGGATCCAATGACATCAACGTCGAACGCGTGGCCGCCATCCGCGCCGCCATCGCTTCGGGTCAGCTCAAGATCGACACGGGCCGCATCGCGGACAGCCTGATCGCCAGCGCCCGAGACCTGTTGAAGTAACCCGCAACCTTCCGATCCGAGCAGCATGACCATGAGCACCGTAGACGCCCTGCAATCCTGCATGCAGCAGGAAGACACTCTGATCACCGAGTTCTCGACCGTTCTGGAAGAAGAGACTGAAGTGCTGGTGGGGCTGGGAACCGTCGGTGTGCTGCAGGAAATTACGGAGCGCAAGGGCGGCCTCGCCCGCAAGCTCGTGGATCTGAGTCAGGTCCGTGATTCCCTGCTCGCAGAAATTGGATTGCCGGCTGGGCACACCGGCACCGAACAAGCAGCCGTTCTGCACCCGCAACTGTCGGGCGTGTGGCAATCCCTGCTAAGCAAATCGGCGGCCGCCAACGAAATCAACCTGCGCAACGGCGCCCTCATCGACGTTCACCTGCGCTATACGCAGCAATCGCTGGACGCCCTGCGCAATGTGGGTGCGGCTGGCGGAGCTCCGTCCACGTACGATGCACGCGGCCGCGGCGCCCGTGGCACCCCTGGCCGCAAGCCTATCGTTGCCGGCTGAACTGCGGTACGGGCCGAATCAGCGCTGATTGATCGGCTACTGGACGGACGCCGCGCACGCGCCGTCCTTCCGCCAGAATCCCAGCCCTGAGCTCCTGCAATCGGACTACGGCGGCCATTGTCACTACGTCCCCGTCATCTCCAGCATCGCGTACATCTTCAACAAGGCCACCGGCAGCACACGGCCGGACAGCTTGCGGTCCGTTCCCATGATGCCTGACAGAGGGGCGCGCACCATATCCGCCCCAGCTGTATGCGCCAACTGCCAGCAAGCCGCGCCCATCTGGCCCGCCATCAGGGATTGGCGTGCCAACGCGTCAGCGCCATCCACGGCGGGCAAAGCCTGCCATGCGCTCGCCATATAGCGAAAGCCCGCCTTGGCCTCATCCTGCAACACCAGCCAGCGCGCCACGGTAGCGGCGTCTGCCTGAGACGCAGGAAGATTGGTCATGCCGAACAATTGTCCCGCCACCTCGCCGCTGACCGTATCGATCAAGCGTGCGCAGACCAGCCTCACAGGTTCGCCGCCGCTGCGGCCCGGCAACGTCACTTCCGTGCCGGAGGCCCACAACGCCAGCGGCACACGCTTGCCACCCTGCACGGTGTGCAGCCCCGGCATATCCCCGGGCTGACCGACCGGCAGATAGCCCACGCTCTTGCCCACGGCATTCAGATTGGTCGGGCAGTCATCCTGGATGACACGCTGGCCGCCGGCGCTACGCGCCACCCAGGCGACGCCTTGTTCGCTCAGGGTCGGCCACAAGGCGGCGGTGCCGGCTTCCAGCATGTGCACGACGGGCACTCGCGCCAGTTTTTCGGCCAGCCAGGTCACGCGCGTCTGCAACGCCAGGGCCGCATCCGGCTGGGCGGGCGCCGCCGGCGCGAATGAGGACAGCATGCCGTGCGGCAACACTAGCTGCTGCGCGGGTGCCGCCAGGGCGGTCCCGCGATCGCTCATCAGCAGCGCGCCCAGCAGTGCACCTCCAGGCAACCCCTCGCCCGTCAAGGAGGCTTTGCCGTGCACGGCAAGCAGATGCCGTCCGCAGACGGAGGAAAATTCGCGGCGCGCCATCGCCAAAGGCTCGTCACCCAGCGCGGCGAGGCCTGCGCCAGAACCATCCCCGACATAGCCACGCCAGGATGCGCGAGCCTGCACGCAGGCCGGGTCGCTTTCGAGCCAGGCAATGGCATCGTCCAGATTCTGCGCGGCCTCGATGGAGCCTGCGCCGCCTTGCGGCCGCAAGATGGCCGATGCCAGCAATTGCCGCTTGCGGACAGGATCCGCACTTTCGGGTTCCCGCGACGCGGACACCAGTGTCGCCAGGTCGGCCTCGCTAGGGGTGTATAGCGCGCGGGCGCGCTCGACCATCGAGAAAGCGCGGTCGATCAGCACGTCGGCGCGAGCCAGCTCCATGTGTTCAGGCACCTTTTGCCCGACCGACATGTAATGGATCGGCAAACGATGACGGATGGCCGTATCCAGCGCCGCGCCCAGGCGGGTAGCCTCGTCCAGCTTGGTAATGATGCAGCCGGCGACATCCTCGCCCACGCCATTGCGATACGCATGCGCCACTTCATCCAGCGTGTCGCCCTGGCTGGCCGCGTTGAGCACCAGCAGCCGGCGCACCGGCTTGCCCGCATTGCACAGCATGGCCGCCTGCTCCGCCACCTGGCGGTCGCGCTGGCTGATGCCAGTGGTATCGATCAGCACGATCTTGCGGCTGCCCAACTCAGCCAGGATGCGGCGCAGCTCGCCCGCATCGCGCACCGAATGGGCGGGCACGCCCATCAAGCGTCCGTAAATCTGCAACTGTTCCAGCGCGCCGATCCGGAAATTGTCGGTGGTCAGCATCGCGACCTGCTCGCGGCCCTCGCGCGCCACGCAACGCGCGGCCAGCTTGGCCAGCGTGGTCGTCTTGCCCACCCCAGTCGGGCCGACCAGGGCGTATACGCCGCCGGCCAGGAACTCATCTTCGGAACGCAGCACCGGGAGGTGGGTCACCAGCTCGTTGCGGGCCCAGCTCAGCGCCGCTTCCGGCGTCATTCCTTCCGGGAGGCGCTCCACCAGGGTGCGCACCAGCTTGGTGCTGAACCCCGCGTCCAGCAGGCTGCGGAACAGCGCCGCGCCCGCGGGTTCCCGGCCCGGTCCTTGGCGGCCGCCCCAGAGCAGGCCGTCCATGCGGCTTTCCAGAGCGCCACGCAGTGCGCTGATGGCGTCCTGCAGTCCCGCTGCGGCGTCAGCCGGCATCGCCGCAGGCGGCAAAACCGGCGGTTGGCGCAACGGCGCATCCGGCATGCGGGCCATCGTAGGCGCGGGTGCCGGTTGAGGGGCGGCCGGCGTGTAAGGCGCCGGTGCCGATTGGGGCGTGGCTGGCGTATAAGCCGCAGGCGCCGGAGCCGCGCTTGCAGGCACGCCCGAATAGGCAGCGGCAGCCGCCGGGGCCTGCCCGGCGGGCGCAACAGCATACGCGGATGATGCCGCAGGAGCGCCAGGCGCGGCAGCGGATGCGGCGGACTGATCAGCGGGGACCTGGCGCAACGGCGGCAGGGATGGCAATTCAACCCGCACGGGCGCCGCCGGCTGGGGCGCGATAGGAGCAACCTGGGGCGCTTCATCTTCAGGCTGTGTCGAAGATGCGTAAGCGGTCTGGTATGCGGCGATCGAACGCGACGGCGCCGCGTATCCGCCCTGGGGCATCACGGGCGCGGGCGCACGTCCCGCCTGCTCAGACGCATCGAAACGCATGCCTGCCGGCGCGCCCGCAGGTGGCAGCGGCCGCGCTTCGAGCGGCCGGACGGGCGCAGCTTCC
The sequence above is drawn from the Achromobacter xylosoxidans genome and encodes:
- the flhF gene encoding flagellar biosynthesis protein FlhF, encoding MKISRFFGANSRDVMRQVRQVLGPDALIVSNRSVDGGVEVLATVEGAFDDAAHETAPRQEAAPVRPLEARPLPPAGAPAGMRFDASEQAGRAPAPVMPQGGYAAPSRSIAAYQTAYASSTQPEDEAPQVAPIAPQPAAPVRVELPSLPPLRQVPADQSAASAAAPGAPAASSAYAVAPAGQAPAAAAAYSGVPASAAPAPAAYTPATPQSAPAPYTPAAPQPAPAPTMARMPDAPLRQPPVLPPAAMPADAAAGLQDAISALRGALESRMDGLLWGGRQGPGREPAGAALFRSLLDAGFSTKLVRTLVERLPEGMTPEAALSWARNELVTHLPVLRSEDEFLAGGVYALVGPTGVGKTTTLAKLAARCVAREGREQVAMLTTDNFRIGALEQLQIYGRLMGVPAHSVRDAGELRRILAELGSRKIVLIDTTGISQRDRQVAEQAAMLCNAGKPVRRLLVLNAASQGDTLDEVAHAYRNGVGEDVAGCIITKLDEATRLGAALDTAIRHRLPIHYMSVGQKVPEHMELARADVLIDRAFSMVERARALYTPSEADLATLVSASREPESADPVRKRQLLASAILRPQGGAGSIEAAQNLDDAIAWLESDPACVQARASWRGYVGDGSGAGLAALGDEPLAMARREFSSVCGRHLLAVHGKASLTGEGLPGGALLGALLMSDRGTALAAPAQQLVLPHGMLSSFAPAAPAQPDAALALQTRVTWLAEKLARVPVVHMLEAGTAALWPTLSEQGVAWVARSAGGQRVIQDDCPTNLNAVGKSVGYLPVGQPGDMPGLHTVQGGKRVPLALWASGTEVTLPGRSGGEPVRLVCARLIDTVSGEVAGQLFGMTNLPASQADAATVARWLVLQDEAKAGFRYMASAWQALPAVDGADALARQSLMAGQMGAACWQLAHTAGADMVRAPLSGIMGTDRKLSGRVLPVALLKMYAMLEMTGT